The genomic stretch GTGTGCATCTTCATGATCTCGAACTCGGCGGGCGTCAGCTTGCCGGGCTTCTTCAGGATCGCGTCGTCGACGCCGATCTTCCCCACGTCATGGAGGAGCGAGGCGACGTGGATGTCGCGGATCTCCTGCTCGGCGAGGCCGTGGTAGCGGGCGAGGATGACCGAGTAGCGGTTGACCCGGACCGAGTGGCCGCGCGTGTACGGGTCCTTCGCGTCGATCGCGGAGGCGAGCGCCCGGGCGGTGCCGAGGAACAGCTCGTTGTTCTCCTCGGCGGCCTGCCTCAAGCGGCGGATGAACTCCTCGAGGTCGGCCGCCATGTGGTTGAAGGTCTCCGCCAGCTCCGCGACCTCGGTGATCGAGCGCGCGGCCACGCGCGTGCCGAACTCGCCGCGGGCGAAGGCGCGCGACGCCTCGGCGAGGTGCTTGATCGGCTCCGAGAGCACCCGCGCGAACACCGCCGCCGCGAGGAGTGCGCAAGCGAGGGCGAGCATCCCCCACTGGAGCGTGCGGTCAATCATCTGGGAGACCGGCATGTAGAACTGCCGCTCCGTCGCCTGGACGAAGATTCCCCACCCTTCGCGGCTGACCTCGTACGAGCCGAGGTACTTCTCGCGCGACCACGAGAACGGCATCGTCTCGGTGACGTGACCCGGGTTGTCGCGGAACCGCTCGACGATCGGCGAGGACGACATGTCGGCGCCGAGATCGATCGCCGGGAGGTCGGTCGAGGCGAACAGGCGTCCGTGCGTATCGACCGCGAAGACCGCGTGGCCCGTCCGGTGTCCGGCGACGACCGCGTCCCAGACGGCGCGGAGATCGACGAGCTCGGAGACGACGCCGCGGAACTGCCCCGCGCTCACGACCGGAGCGGACATCACGATCGCGGCGCGTGCCGGATCTCCGGCGAGCAGGAGCGGATCGCTGAGGACGGCGTCTTGGGCTTCGATCTCGGACCGTCCCTCGAGGGTCTCCGCCGCCTCGCGGAAGCCGGCGAGGAAGAGCGGCTCGAGCGTGCTCGGCCGGGCCACCGCTCCGGGCACGTCGACGACCCGCCCGCGCACGTCGGTGAAACGCACGTAAAGCACGCGGTCGTCCGAGACACCGCCCAGCACCGAGCGCGCGGACACGTCCACGCCCTCTCCATTCCCCGCGAGCGCCGCACCGAGCGCGCGCGACGACCCCGCGAGCTGGCCGCGCAGCCCTTCGACGTAGATGTCGACGCCGCGCGAGACGGTCGACGCGAGGAGGAGCTGATACTCCTGCTGGGAGGTCTTGAGCGCCTCGCGGTTCGTCGCGATGAGCTTCCACGCGACCGTGCCGAGCGGGGCCAGGGCGACGAACGAGAACACCGCGAGAAGGAGGTAGACCATCCGGGCGCGCGGACGCCAGGCGAACCGCCCTTCCGTGCGGCGCTCAGTTGAAGTTCCGGTCATCGAGCCACTCCCCTCGGGACCGGGGTCGAATATAGGGTTCGGCTTCGGCCACGGCCACGGCACCAAAAAGGTGCGACCTGATAGACTTCCCGCGCCGCGATGAGACGCCTTTACAACGCCGCGCTGCTGCCTCTCGCGGCCGCGGCGTTCGCGTACGGACGCTGGCCGCGGCGCACCGAAGGCGCCCGTCTCGAGCGCGATCAGCGGCTGGGACGGCACCTGCCCGCCGTCGCCCCCGGCGCGATCTGGATCCACGGCGCATCGGTCGGGGAAGCACGGCTGGCCAAGTCGCTCGCGACCCGTCTGCGGGAGGCGGTACCGGGCCGCCCGCTCGCGGTCTCCGCGGTGACGCCGACCGGCCGGGCGATCCTCCCGGGGCCGCCCCTCGCCGACGCGGCGTTCTATTTCCCACTCGATTTCCCCTCGGTCCAAAGGCGGGCGTTCGACGCCCTCGCCCCCGGGCTTCTCCTCCTCATCGAGACCGAGCTGTGGCCGAACACGCTCGCGGAGGCGCGAGACCGCGGCGTCCCCGTCGTGCTCGCGAACGCGCGCCTGGCCCCCGAGCGCTTCGGTCGCTACCGCCGGTTGCGCGCCCTCTACGCCCCGATGCTCGCCTCCCTCGCCGGGGTCGCGGTCCCCGACGAGGCCGAGGCGGAACGCTTCGCCGCGCTCGGCGTTCCGCGCGGGACGCTCCGGATCACCGGCAATCTCAAGTTCGAGGTGCCGCTGCCGGAGGTCAGCCCCGACACGCTCCGTGCGCGCCTCCGTCTCGACCCCGCCCGGCCGGTCGTCGCCGCGGGGTCGACCGGCGCCGGCGAGGACACGCTCGTCCTGGACGCCTACGAGGCGGCGCGGAGCCGTGTGCCGTCGCTTGCGCTCCTCCTCGCACCGCGTCACCCCGCGCGCTTCGAGGAGGCGGCGACGGCGGCGGCCGCCCGCGGCCTCGCTGTGGCGCGCGCGTCACGTGCGGAGCCGCTCGAAGGCGCCGATGTCCTCGTCGTCGACACGATCGGGGATCTCGCCGGACTCTACGGGATCGCGTGGGCGGCGTTCGTCGGCGGGACGCTCGTCCCGGTCGGCGGGCACAACCTGCTCGAGCCGATCGCCGCGGGGTGCACCGTCCTCTTCGGACCCGAGACGGGCCACGTTGAGGAGATGGCGCGGACGCTGCTCGCGGCGGGGGCGGCCGAGCGCGTTCCCGACGCCGCGTCGCTCGGTGCGGCCTGGGTGCGCCTGATCGAGGACGGCGCCCTGCGGCAGCGCCGCCTCGACGCGGGCCGCGGGCTCCTCCTCGCGCATCGCGGCGCGCTCGCGCGGACGGTCGATCTCGTGCGCGAGGTCCTCGCGGCATGAGGGCGGCGTCGCTTCTCGCCCCGCTGTCGGCCGTGTACGGACTGGCGATCCGCGCGCGGAACGCGATCCTCGATCGCAAGGCGCCGGTCAACGTCGACGGGATCCCGGTCGTGAGCATCGGCAATCTCGCCGTCGGCGGCACGGGCAAGACGCCGCTCGCGGCCTGGGTGGCGCGCCGCCTCGTCCAAGAGCGCAAGCTCCCCGCGATCGTCTCGCGCGGCTACGGCGGCTCCGCGGGTCCCGGCCCCGTCGTCGTCTCGACCGGCGAGGGCCCGCGCGTCGATGCGCGCGTCTGCGGTGACGAGCCGTATCTCCTCGCCAAGACCCTTCCCGGCACGATCGTCGTTGTCGGCTCCGACCGTGTCGCCGGCGTTCGTGCCGCGGCCGCGGCGGGAGCGCACTGCGTCGTCCTCGACGACGGCTTCCAGCACCGGAGGCTCCATCGCGATCTCGACGTCGTTCTCCTGGACGGGCGGGACCCGTTCGACGGTGGGCTCCTCCCCGCGGGAAAGCTGCGCGAGCCGCCGGGCGCTCTCGCGCGCGCCGGGCTCGTCGTCCTCACGCGGCTCGGCGCGAGCGACCGTGCCGCCGAGGCCGAGGCCGCGGTGCGCGCCGCCGGGTTCCGCGGGCCGATCGTCCGCGCGGGGCACCGGGCGGTCGGGTTCTTCGGCGCCGCGGGTGAAGCGCGACCCGTTCCGCCGCGCGCGCTCGCGTTCTGCGGCATCGGCGACCCGGGACTCTTCGCGGACGACCTGGCGGCGGCGGGGGTCCGGGTCGAGCGCCTCCGCGCCTTCCGGGACCACCACGCGTACAGCGCCGCACGCTGGCTCGCGCTCCGGGCCGAGGCGGAGGCGATCGGGATTCCTCTCGTGACGACCGAGAAGGACCTCTCGCGCCTGGAGTCGGTCGCCGGAGAGTCGCTTCTCGACGCCCCTCTCCTCGTGCTGCGCGTCGAGGCGGTCGTCTGGAACGAGGGTCCGCTCCTCGCCGCGCTCCGCAAGGCCGTCCCATGAACCGCGCCCGCCAGCTCGTCGAGGCGGCGGCGGTCGAGACGGCGTTCCGTCTCGCGCGGGTCCTCCCGCGCCGCGCGCTCCTCGGGCTCGGTGCCGCGGCGGGCGCCCTCCTCGGCCGCATCGACCTCCGGCACACGCGGATCGCGCGGGAGAACCTCGCGCGCGCTTACGGGGATACCGTCCCCGCGCCGGAGCGCGAGCGGATCCTCAGGCGCTGCTGGCGGCATTTCGGAAGGATCGGGCTCGACGTGCTCTATTTCCCGCGGCTGGGCCGCGACGATCTCGGCGGCGTTCTCGCGATCGAGGGCGCGGAACACCTGCGTCAGGCGTTGACACTCGGCCGAGGCGCCCTGGTCTTCTCGGCGCACTACGGGCACTGGGAGGCGGGCGCCTACGCGATGGGACTCCTCGAGATCCCGTTCGCCGTGATCGGGCGGCCCCTCGACAACCCGCTCCTCGAGCGCCGCCTGCTGGCGCTGCGCGGCGGGACCGGGAACGCGGTCATCCCGAAGCGCCGCGCGGTCCGCGAGACGATGAAGGCGCTCGCCGCCGGAACCGCCGTCGCCATCCTCATCGACCAGGACGCCCGCGACGACGGCGTCTTCGTGCCGTTCTTCGGCCGACCGGCGTCCACGACGCCGACGCTCGCGCTCCTGGCTCTCAGGACCGGAGCCCCGGTCGTTCCCGTCTTCGCGCGCGTGGCCGCGGACGGTACAATCGGCGTTCACGTCCAGCCCGCGGTTCCGATCGAGGCGACCGGCGATCGCGACGCCGATGTCCTCCGCGTGACCGCGGCCTGCACGGCGGTCGTCGAGACGTGGGTCCGGCGCGATCCCGAGCAGTGGCTCTGGATGCACCGGCGATGGAAAACGGTGCCGCGTGGCGGGAGCGAATAGCTTGGGACGTCGAGCGATCATCATGGACCGTGACGGGACCGTCTGCGAGGAGGTCGGCTACGTGAACCACCTCTCGCGCATACGCCTGCTCGCACGCAGCGCCGAGGCGATCCGCCGGGCGAACGACGCCGGATTCCAGACCGTCGTCGTGACGAACCAGGCCGGCGTCGCGCGCGGGTATTTCGACGAACACCTCGTCGACGAGGTGCACGACCGCGTGCGCGAGATGCTCGGCGAGGGCGGCGCGCGGCTGGACGGTCTCTACTACTGCCCTCATCACCCGGAGGTCGGGCCGCCGCCGTACCGGAAGGCGTGCGATTGCCGCAAGCCGCGTCCCGGCATGCTGCTCCGCGCCCGCGACGAGATGGGGATCGATCTCGTTCGCTCGTACATGATCGGCGACAGCGTCCGCGACATCGAGGCGGGCCACCGCGCGGGGGCGACGACCGTCCTCGTCCTCACCGGCTACGGCCGCGGCGAGCTCGAGTACCAATCGCCGGGCTGGACGGTCAAGCCCGCGCACGTCGCCGACGATCTCCTGGACGCGGTGTCCTGGATCCTCGCGCGCGAGGCTCAGGCCCCGTGACCAAGGACGACGCCGCGCGCCTCCTCGCCGTCGTCCGCGGCTTCCGCGGACTTCGGGTCGCGGTTCTCGCCGACCTCGTCTGCGACGAGTTCGTCCACGGCGACATCGCGCGGATCTCCCGCGAGGCGCCGGTCCTCATCCTCGAGCACACGAAGACGGAAACGGTCGCCGGTGGCGGCGGCAACGCCGCCGCCAACCTCCGCGCCCTCGGTGCCGTGCCCCTTCCGGTCGGTGTCGTCGGCCGCGACGAGGCGGGCGCCGGCCTGCTGCGCCTCTTCCGCCGCCTCGGGATCGCGACGAGCGGGATCGCCGTCGTGCGGGGCTACCGCACACCGACGAAGAGCCGCGTCCTCGCCGGGGGCGTGCACACGCGGCGCCAGCAGATCGTCCGCATCGACCGCGGGGAGAAGCCCGGAGACCTCCCCCGGGGGGTCGCGTCGCGGGTCGCGTCGGCCTTGAGACGCCAGCTCGCTCGCGCCGACGGGCTCCTCGTCGCGGACTACGGCTACGGCGCCGCCGTCCCCTCGCTCGTCGAGGCGACGCGCCGCTCGTGGCGTGAGAAGGTCGTCACCGTCGACTCGCGGCACAGGATCCTCGACTATCGCGGCGTCACCGCGATCACGCCGAACCAGGAGGAGGTCGAGCGCGCGCTCGGCCTTCCGGGGATTCCCTCCGCTGCCGCGCTCGCGTCGGCCGGAGCCCGCCTCCTCGCCAGGACCGGGGACACGCACGTCCTCGTCACGCGCGGCGCTGCGGGCATGGTCCTCTTCGACAAGCGCGCGAAGCCGCTCGCGATCCCGGCGTTCGGCTCGGGCGAGGTCGCCGACGTCACCGGCGCCGGCGACACGGTCGTCGCGACGTTCACGCTCGCCCTCCTCGCGGGCGCCGCTCCGGCCGACGCCGCGACGCTCGCGAACGTCACCGCCGGGCTCGCCGTCATGAAGTACGGGACCGCGACGATCCGCCCCCCCGAGATCGCGGCGGCCCTGCGCCGATGAAGGTCGCCTCTCGCG from Candidatus Polarisedimenticolaceae bacterium encodes the following:
- a CDS encoding HAD family hydrolase; its protein translation is MGRRAIIMDRDGTVCEEVGYVNHLSRIRLLARSAEAIRRANDAGFQTVVVTNQAGVARGYFDEHLVDEVHDRVREMLGEGGARLDGLYYCPHHPEVGPPPYRKACDCRKPRPGMLLRARDEMGIDLVRSYMIGDSVRDIEAGHRAGATTVLVLTGYGRGELEYQSPGWTVKPAHVADDLLDAVSWILAREAQAP
- a CDS encoding PfkB family carbohydrate kinase, which translates into the protein MTKDDAARLLAVVRGFRGLRVAVLADLVCDEFVHGDIARISREAPVLILEHTKTETVAGGGGNAAANLRALGAVPLPVGVVGRDEAGAGLLRLFRRLGIATSGIAVVRGYRTPTKSRVLAGGVHTRRQQIVRIDRGEKPGDLPRGVASRVASALRRQLARADGLLVADYGYGAAVPSLVEATRRSWREKVVTVDSRHRILDYRGVTAITPNQEEVERALGLPGIPSAAALASAGARLLARTGDTHVLVTRGAAGMVLFDKRAKPLAIPAFGSGEVADVTGAGDTVVATFTLALLAGAAPADAATLANVTAGLAVMKYGTATIRPPEIAAALRR
- a CDS encoding lysophospholipid acyltransferase family protein, with the protein product MNRARQLVEAAAVETAFRLARVLPRRALLGLGAAAGALLGRIDLRHTRIARENLARAYGDTVPAPERERILRRCWRHFGRIGLDVLYFPRLGRDDLGGVLAIEGAEHLRQALTLGRGALVFSAHYGHWEAGAYAMGLLEIPFAVIGRPLDNPLLERRLLALRGGTGNAVIPKRRAVRETMKALAAGTAVAILIDQDARDDGVFVPFFGRPASTTPTLALLALRTGAPVVPVFARVAADGTIGVHVQPAVPIEATGDRDADVLRVTAACTAVVETWVRRDPEQWLWMHRRWKTVPRGGSE
- the lpxK gene encoding tetraacyldisaccharide 4'-kinase, with the translated sequence MRAASLLAPLSAVYGLAIRARNAILDRKAPVNVDGIPVVSIGNLAVGGTGKTPLAAWVARRLVQERKLPAIVSRGYGGSAGPGPVVVSTGEGPRVDARVCGDEPYLLAKTLPGTIVVVGSDRVAGVRAAAAAGAHCVVLDDGFQHRRLHRDLDVVLLDGRDPFDGGLLPAGKLREPPGALARAGLVVLTRLGASDRAAEAEAAVRAAGFRGPIVRAGHRAVGFFGAAGEARPVPPRALAFCGIGDPGLFADDLAAAGVRVERLRAFRDHHAYSAARWLALRAEAEAIGIPLVTTEKDLSRLESVAGESLLDAPLLVLRVEAVVWNEGPLLAALRKAVP
- a CDS encoding glycosyltransferase N-terminal domain-containing protein, with the protein product MRRLYNAALLPLAAAAFAYGRWPRRTEGARLERDQRLGRHLPAVAPGAIWIHGASVGEARLAKSLATRLREAVPGRPLAVSAVTPTGRAILPGPPLADAAFYFPLDFPSVQRRAFDALAPGLLLLIETELWPNTLAEARDRGVPVVLANARLAPERFGRYRRLRALYAPMLASLAGVAVPDEAEAERFAALGVPRGTLRITGNLKFEVPLPEVSPDTLRARLRLDPARPVVAAGSTGAGEDTLVLDAYEAARSRVPSLALLLAPRHPARFEEAATAAAARGLAVARASRAEPLEGADVLVVDTIGDLAGLYGIAWAAFVGGTLVPVGGHNLLEPIAAGCTVLFGPETGHVEEMARTLLAAGAAERVPDAASLGAAWVRLIEDGALRQRRLDAGRGLLLAHRGALARTVDLVREVLAA
- a CDS encoding HD domain-containing phosphohydrolase, whose translation is MTGTSTERRTEGRFAWRPRARMVYLLLAVFSFVALAPLGTVAWKLIATNREALKTSQQEYQLLLASTVSRGVDIYVEGLRGQLAGSSRALGAALAGNGEGVDVSARSVLGGVSDDRVLYVRFTDVRGRVVDVPGAVARPSTLEPLFLAGFREAAETLEGRSEIEAQDAVLSDPLLLAGDPARAAIVMSAPVVSAGQFRGVVSELVDLRAVWDAVVAGHRTGHAVFAVDTHGRLFASTDLPAIDLGADMSSSPIVERFRDNPGHVTETMPFSWSREKYLGSYEVSREGWGIFVQATERQFYMPVSQMIDRTLQWGMLALACALLAAAVFARVLSEPIKHLAEASRAFARGEFGTRVAARSITEVAELAETFNHMAADLEEFIRRLRQAAEENNELFLGTARALASAIDAKDPYTRGHSVRVNRYSVILARYHGLAEQEIRDIHVASLLHDVGKIGVDDAILKKPGKLTPAEFEIMKMHTVIGATIMSPIRQMKRLLPGLRNHHERWAGAGYPDALAGDAIPLMARIIAVADSFDAMTTDRPYQKGMTFEAAVARVNELKGTAFDERIVASFNRAYQAGEFRKDARPSISPQADAEREISLALERVGGNVVQ